One stretch of Pelmatolapia mariae isolate MD_Pm_ZW linkage group LG3_W, Pm_UMD_F_2, whole genome shotgun sequence DNA includes these proteins:
- the LOC134623933 gene encoding P2Y purinoceptor 14-like, whose protein sequence is MTSPLNETCDPVGTSVNPFFMLVYSLLFLVGLLLNGLMLKFYFCGAQQQASSSLMVYMKNLTAADFLLSLPLRISHYGGTSVIVWQLYCSFGASALFLNMYASIIFMSYVAANRYLKIVRPSGTHVLQSVRTANIVSMVTWICLLAPSVTYGIMFLITQKPLTSIPNHCGLLFSASVSLMFKIMHTFSAIIFLLLSISLVFFYYSTSRRVLQAQQTQLASSSAEKLVKSRRNMLVLVSIFCVCFVPHHLVRVLFVFLWNSCSMDPVLFYLKEVAAMLSVFNVCLDPLVYY, encoded by the exons ATGACTTCACCTTTGAACGAGACCTGTGATCCTGTCGGCACATCAGTCAACCCTTTCTTTATGCTGGTCTACAGTCTGTTGTTTCTG GTGGGTTTACTCCTCAATGGCTTGATGCTGAAGTTTTACTTTTGTGGAGCTCAGCAGCAGGCATCAAGCAGCTTGATGGTGTACATGAAGAACCTGACAGCTGCTGACTTCCTGCTCTCTCTGCCACTGCGCATCAGCCACTATGGTGGCACATCAGTCATCGTTTGGCAGCTCTACTGCAGCTTTGGAGCTTCTGCCCTGTTTCTCAACATGTACGCCAGCATCATATTCATGAGTTATGTAGCTGCCAACAG GTATCTGAAGATCGTCCGACCTTCAGGAACTCATGTCCTGCAGTCAGTACGAACTGCCAACATTGTCTCCATGGTCACCTGGATTTGTCTCCTGGCTCCATCAGTTACTTACGgcatcatgtttttaatcaCCCAGAAACCTCTGACCTCTATCCCCAACCACTGTGGGCTCCTCTTTAGTGCATCAGTTAGTCTGATGTTTAAAATCATGCACACCTTCTCTGCTATCATCTTCTTGTTGTTGTCCATATCCCTGGTCTTCTTCTACTACAGCACCTCCCGCAGGGTGTTGCAGGCACAGCAGACACAGCTGGCCTCCTCCAGTGCTGAGAAGCTGGTGAAGTCTCGCAGGAACATGTTGGTGCTGGTCAGcatcttctgtgtttgttttgtcccACATCACCTCGTTCGAgttctatttgtttttctgtggaaCAGCTGCTCTATGGATCCAGTGTTGTTCTACCTGAAGGAGGTGGCCGCCATGCTGTCAGTTTTCAATGTCTGTCTGGACCCTCTTGTTTACTATTAG